The nucleotide window TCGGTAAGAACGAGACGTTAAAACTCATGGGCAATTCGAATCGCACGGCGCTGTTGACCAAGGCGCATCGTATTCTCAAGCAGCACTACACGCCGATCGGGGTCCCGCTCGAGCGGCCGCTTTTGGAGCATCTGCTGTTTGCCCTGGTTTTGGAAAACGCTCCGTTCGACGCCGCGGAAAAGATCTACACCCATCTGTCGAAGAATTTCTTCGATTGGAACGAGGTCCGTGTCAGCACGGTGATGGAATTATCGGAGGTTGCCCGGCCGCTGCCCGATCCGGGGGCCACCGCCTCGAACATCAAGCGCGTCTTGCAGGGCGTCTTCGAATCGACCTATTCCTTCGACCTCGAACCGGTGAAAAAGCAGAATATTTCGGCGGCAATCAAACAACTCGAACGGCTCGGCGGCACGACGCCGTTCAGCCTTGCGTATGTCACGCAAGTCGCGCTCGGCGGCCATGCCATTCCGCTCGACCGCGGGGCGCTCGACGTGCTGGCCGTGTTGGGAATTATCAGTGAAGGCGAGGCCGAGTCGGGCCGGGTCAGCGGTTTGGAACGCGTGATACCGAAAAACAAGGGACTCGAATTCGGATCGCTGTTGCATCAATTGGCGGCGGAATACGTCGCCAATCCGTTTTCGCCGGCGGTTCGCAAGCTGCTGCTGAGCATCAATCCGGACGCGAAAGACCGCTTCCCAAAGCGGCGCGAGAAAAAAGACGACGCACACGAAGAAGCCCACTCCGCCGCTCATCATGCAGGCGCGCCCGCGACCGGCGACCACGGAGCAAAAAAGCACGCGATCGATGGCAGAGCAAAACACGCCGCGGAAAAGGCCGCGGGCGAAAAAGTGAGCGGCAAAGAGGCGGCATCGAAGCCAGCGGCAGGCAAAGAAACCGAAAAGTCGGCCGAGAAAATCCCGGCGAAATCGGCCGCCAAGCCAGCCGAAAAACCGCGTCGCACCGCGGAAAAAACCGAGCGAGCCGTCACCAAAAAATCCGCCCCTGCCGCCGGTAAGCCGAGCGAAGGTAAGCCGAGCGAAGGCAAGCACAGCGAAGGCAAGCACAGCGAAGGCAAGCACAGCGAAGGCAAGCCGAGCGAAGGCAAGCACAGCGAAAGTAAGCACGCCGACCACAAACACGGTGAGACAAAGCACCGTCCGGCGGCCAAGCCGCATCCGGTCGCCGCCAAGCCAAAGTCGGCAAGCAAGCAACTCTCGAAACGCAAGCCGCGCTAGCGCCAGGCCCTGCTATAATTCGCAGTGTTGTTCGCGGTCCACAAGATACATCGCGCCGTTCGCGCGATGTCGGCTCCGCTGCCGTCTCCGCTCCACCGCGCCCCGGCGCCATCAACTCGGATCCATCGATCATGCGCTACAAACTTTCGTTCGTTGTTGTCGGATGTCTCGCGGCGTCGGCGGTGGTCCCGCTTGTTTTTCTCGTGCATGGCTCCACGGCCAAGGCCGATCCGCCGAAGCAATCCGGCCGCGCAGCCGACACGACGTCGCTTCCGCAGGAAGACCGCCCGCAGCCATTTACGCCGAAGCACCCGCGCACCGACGCGGATGAAAATCGCGTTCAAGCAGCCGCCTTGCTCGCCACGGCCCGAACGATGGAGCAGCGGCAAGAGCCCGTCGCTGCCTTGCGGCTCTACCAGCGCGCTTATCGCTTGGACCACAACGCCGTCGCGGCGCTTGAGGAGATCGTGCCGTTGGCGTTCAGCCTCAATCGGCGCGAGGAGTCGCTGCGCTATGCCGTCAAGTTGGCCGAGCAAGAAACCTCGGATCCCGATCTGCCGCGCCGCATCGGAATGTACCTGGCCGAAAATGGAAGCTGGAAACCGGCAATCAAATTGCTCGAGCGGTCGGTGAAGACGATGGATTCATCGGGCAAGCCGGCCGCGGATCGGCTTCCGGTCGAGGCGGAGCTGGCCCGGCTCGACTTCCTCGCTGAAAAATTCAGCGACGCCGCCGCCCTATTCGACAAGGTGGCATCCGCTTTGGCGAAGCCGAAAGCGTTTGGCCTCGACGAGGCTGCCGTGCGCTCGCTGGTGGGCGAAGGCGGTCTCACGTATGAACTCATGGGCGATGCGTATCTCGAAGTGGGCCGTCCCGACGACGCCGCGAAAGCGTTTCACAAGCTGAACGATCTGGCGCCGAATCCAGCCTCGCTCGCGCTCAATCTGGCTCGCGTCGATCTCAAAGCAAAGCACCCGGCCACGGCGCTCGACAAGCTTCAAACCTATTTCGATTCACATCCGGCCGACCTGAATCTCGCCGCGTTGGAATTGCTGTCCGACGTGCTCACGGAGTTAAAGCAATCCGATCAGTTCATTCCACGGCTGGAAAAACTGCACAAGGCGATGCCCGATTCGATCGCCGTCGCATTCGATCTGGCCGAGCAATATCGCAAAGCGGGCAAGCTCGCCGAAGCCGCGCCCCTGTATGAAGCCATTTTGACGAAGAAACCGACGGCCGAAGCGTATCGCGCGCTCGCGGCCATCGATCGCGGCAAGGATCGGAAGGAAGCGCTGCTGAAGCTGCTCGGCGAAGTGGCCGAGAAAACCGATTCACTCGAAGTACTCGGCGACGAAGGCAAATCGCTGGCCGCCGACAACAAGCTGGTCGACTCGCTCTTGGATCTGGCGGAAAAGAAGCATTCCGACGCCAAGCCGGCCAACTTCGGACCGCTTCTGGCCGCCGCCACGCTGGCCGCCGACCGCAAGCAATTCGAACGGGCCGGCAAGTTCTACGATCTGGCGATCAAGGCCGATCCGAAACACAAAGCCGAGTTGCTGCTCGCCTGGGGCCTGACGCTCGTGGCCGCGGATAAAAACGCCGAAGCGGTGAAAGTGCTCCAGCGCGGCGTGGATGAAAAGGTGCTCTCAGCCGACAAGCCGCCGGCATTCGAATACTATCTGGCCGGTGCGCTCGAAATGAGCGGCAAGACCGACGCGGCGCTGGCCGTCGCCCGAAAAATGATGGAGAAAAAAAGCGGGCAGGATTTGCGATTCCTTTCCCGCCCGGCCTGGATATTGTTTCACGCCAAGCGCTACGACGAAGCCTACAAGGCCTACAAAGACCTGGTGGAAAAGCACGACGCCGATTTTTCCTCGGAAGAAAACCGCGAGTCGCTGCGCGACGCCCGCAGCGCGCTGTCGAATATCGCCGTCATCCAGCATCGCTTGCCCGAGGCGGAAGAATGGCTCGAGCAGGCGCTCGACGAATATCCCGACGATCCGGGCGCGCTGAACGATCTCGGCTATCTGTGGGCCGACGAAAACAAGCAGCTCGACCGATCGCTGGCGATGATTCAGCAAGCCGTGGCCGCCGAGCCCGACAACGCCGCCTACCGCGATAGCCTCGGCTGGGTTTATTATCGGCTCGGCAAAACCGACGAAGCGCTCGCCGAATTGAAAAAAGCCGTGACAATGGACGAAAATCCCGATCCGACCGTGCTCGAGCACTACGCCGACGTTCTCACTTCCGCCCACAAAGCGGCCGAAGCCCGCGAAAACTTCGAGCGCGCCTTGAAGGGCTACAAAAAAGAGGGCAACGCGGAAAAAATCAAATCGGTCGAAGAGAAGCTCGGGAAGCTGAATAAGTAGCACAGGGCTCGTTCACGCGATGCCCGGCGGCAATCGCCGACGTGGGAGGACGGATGATGGCAGCGAAACGCGCAAACCGCTTTGTCCGGATAGCGGGGCTCGTTGTCTTGCTCCAATTCTTCGGATGCGGCTTGGTGATCTTCGTTAATTTTCTGCACCCCTTCCTTAGCGAAGGCGCAGTGGCGATTATCGGCCTGATCCTATTTCCCGAGCTTCTCATCTTGTTCGTCGTCGGAAAATCGATCCAAATAATTTCTAGAATGCGCGCGGCAAAGAGAATGGCGCCTATACCGTCGGCCGATGCACACCTACGGCGTTGATAGCGCATCTTGGCGATGCCGATGTGCCGCTTCGGCTCAGCCGAAAGATAACTTCCTCTTTTGGAACCCCGCACCCTGGCCTCTCCCCCAAAAGGGGAGCAGCGTCTGTGGAGAAGCTATTTTTCGGCCGAGCCTTAGCGCGGCGGGCCGCCGGCGTGATTTCGCGGATCGACCGTGCCCGCAAAGCCGCCGATTACGTACGGGAATTTGCCGGGCGTGACGTGGTAGTGCCAACCGCGATCGTCGTCGTAACGCATGTTGAATGCGTCGAGCGGATGCTGCTTGTCGTCCTTCGCCATCAGCCCTTTCGCGACATACGGCCCATAGATCGGAAATCCATCGAGCGCAAAACCGATCAGCGGCGAATGCTCCTGGCCAAAATCGACGAACGGCGTTTTCACGCACACCGGATACTTGTGGTAGTGGTAGCGATTGTCGGGCGACGGATGCCCGCAGCAGCGGTCCATGATGCTCACGGCTTCCATTCCCTCGGCGTCGAACGGATTGTAAAACGCGACGCCATTGATGGCAAAGGCGATCGGGCCGCCGGGCAGGGCGTGGTTCGAGTTGGTTTTGTTCATCGCGATGGCATTCGGTTTTCGCGTCGGCTCGAGCGGCAGGTAGTAGGTGCGATCGAGTTCTTGGATCGAATTCGGATTCCGCAGGCCGCCGAAATCGGGAAATTTAGCGGTCGGATGGTTGGGCAGGTTCCGCGTGTGAACGAGCAATTCCTTGCCGTCGACGAATTCGAGCACCACGTTGTCGGGCACGAAGCGATCTTCTTCGACCCGTTTTCCCTGCAGGTCCAAAAACCCTTTGCGCAGCCAGGCCGTCATGTTTTCGCCGAACGGATTGGAAAGCCGGCCATCCATGTAGAACAGGCGGTCGGCATTTTTCGCGGTAACGATCAGTGAATGCGGCGCGGCGGTCGAGGAGATTCCGTCCGGCTGGAAAGCCTGACCTACGGGGTTCCAATACCAGCGGCCACCGATATGCACTAGCGACTTCACGTCGGGCCTTGGTCCTTCCGGCGTGCGAATGATCTTCGGAGCATCGGCCGGATCGGGGATCGGCTCGAGCCCGAACTCGGTTACGTAAAAGGCCGCGTCTTTGTCGCTCGCGGCATTTCCGCGCTTGAAGCCGACGCTGAGATCCATCGTGTCGATTTCGGCGAAGGGCAGCCGGAATTCGAAGGCGTAGGTTTTCCATGCCGCGCCGCCATTCTTGAAATAATCGCCATTGGTCGCCAATGATTTGCGATCTTGTTCCACGAGCGGATAGATGAACTGCGTAACGGCGTCGAGGGCGTTGGCCCCCTTGTCGCCAAAATAGGCCACTCGCATGTAGAGCTGATTGTCGGCCACGGAGAAATTCGACTCAGGCAGCCCGCGAAATGTAAAACGGAACCAGCGTCCGAAGCCGCCTTCGAAACCGCTGACGCGCTGTGTGACCGAGCCGGCCCGAGACGCTTTTTTTGCCGCGCCCGGCCCCGAATCCAGCGCGATCCCGGCGTCGGTGTATTCATGCACGTCGCCGCACCAGACCCATGCGGCGGCGCCGACGAGCGTGTAATCGGCGGGCGCGTTCTTGTCGGCCCCTTGCTTCACGAATCGCGGATTCTTCACCAGCCCGGCCGGCGGCTCGCTGAGATCGACTTTCAATCGGTCCGGCCGTTCGGCGAAAGTGCGCGGCGGCATGCGAAAACGCGGCGGCCCGCGAAAGCCAGCGGGGGGCGGAGCTTGAGCGGTCAAGGAACCGGCAAATAGGATCGCCGGGAGAAAGACGACGACAATTCGCGCGAATTTCATTTGTGGTTCATTTCGACGCGAGGAATGGACAGGGTTTGCGGAACTGCTTCCGCCACTCTTCCCGAGCTACGTTCAGGTAACGCTTTTTCAGCGAACCGGCCGCGCTGCGAGAAGTTATTCTCGCCCCTGCGCTTGCTGGCGGGCTTTGGCCAACACATCGGCCAACTTTACCGGGCGGCCGCCTTGGCGCTCGCTTTCGTCGGCCGCTTCCATGAACGTCATCATTTCGATCGTTTCCTGCGGATCCACGGGGGCGACGCGCGTCTTGAAGAATTTCACGATCTCCACGACCAGCGGCTGATAACTTTCGAACTTTCCCGCGGTTCCGATTCCGGTTTTTCCGAAAACGCTCGCGCCGTAGTCGGCTTTGCCCTCGCGGATGCCGCGAAAGGTTCCGATGCGGCCCCCCTTCCAAACGCCGATGGCGAAGTCGGTGCCGGTGGTGTGCGTGCGCGCGACCGTTTCGCAACCGCGCCCCATTATTGTGTAGAGTGTCTCCACGCCGTGAATTCCATACCAATACAGATCGGGATGCGTCGGCTCGAGTGGGCACGGGCCCCAGGTCGAGCAGCCGGTGATCTCGCCGATTTTCGGATCCGATCTTGCCGCTTGCGTGCGTGGGCCAAACCGCAATGCGGAACTGCTGAACCAGGGCGTTTTGCTCCGCTCGCCCAATTCGGCAATCGCCACGGCATCGACCAACGAGCCGGCCAACGGCTTGTCGATAAACACGGGCTTTCCGGCTTTCATCACCGGCCTGACTTGCTCGAGATGTTGCCGGCCGTCGACGCTCTCCAGCAGCACGACATCGACCTTGTCGAGCAGCGCGGGAATTGAATCGACAACGTCGATGTTCATGGTCTTTATCTCGGCGGTGAATTTCGCACGGCGATCGCGGCTGGCAGGGATATCGCTCCCACCGGGAAATGCGGCGACAATCCGCACGCCCGCCAAATCGGGCGGCGCATTCGGATTGTTCAACAGCTTCGCGAACTCCACCGCATGCGACGTGTCGAGCCCGATGATCCCGGCTCGCAGCCCAGCCGCCGGAGTCGCCGGGTCAGCCGCAAGTGCCGTAGCTCCCAGAAAGAGCTGCATTGCCGGAACAACAAGGCAGACAAGCGAACGGCGAACGAACCAGAGGAGCATGAAAATGGCCCTTTCCATTGGTGTCACGAGCGGCGGTGAACGGGCTGCAAAGTTCCCATTCTAGCCAGTCAAAGCGTGCTGTGCCTCTCCGCCTTTGCGGTCCGCCGCGCTTTCGTCTTCCGTCGCGAGCGCGGTCAGGTGGTGTCGACGATGATCACGGTAATGCCGCGAATCGTTTGCATGAGCCGATCGAGAATCGATTGGCTGAAGATGCGGAGGTACCAAGGGCGCTGGGTGCGGCCGAGCACGATGTGGGTGATCGCGTATTCCTCGGCGAACGTGGCGATCGTGCTGACCACGTCGGTTCCTTTCGGTTTCCAAACCACGCCGCCCAACTGACGAGCCAATTCGAGCACATTTTCCACGCGCCGCTGCGCGGCCGCGTCGATCCGCTCGATCGATTCGCGCGGCGTCTGGATATAGATGGCATACCACGGCGCATAGAGCCGATCGGCGATCCGCGCCGCTTTGCGCAACAGCGACTCGGGGCTCGGACCGCGCGAGCCGAGGCAGACCATCAACCGATCGGAGCCGAGCCGCTGCGTCGCGCCCGATTGTTCGCGGCGCCGCCGGTCGAGGGCGTGGGCAATTTCGCCGAGCGTCATTTCGCGCAGCCGGGTGAGATTATCGGCGGTGAAGAAGTTTTCCAGCGCCTGGTTGACGCGCCCCTGCGGATAAATCTTACCGGCCAAGAGCCGCTCGCGCAGATCTTCCGCCGGCAGATCGACATTCACGATTTCATCGGCCAAACCGAGCACATAGTCGGGAATCCGCTCCTTGACCGGCACGCCCATGTCGCGCTCGATCACGTCGTACAAGCTTTCCAAATGCTGGATGTTGAGCGTCGCGATGACATTGATGCCGGCGCGCAACAATTCCTCGACATCCTGATACCGTTTTGCATGCCGGCTGCCGGGTGCGTTGCTATGCGCCAATTCGTCGATCAGGGCCACGGTCGGCCGCCGCGTCAACACCGCATCGCAATCCAATTCTTCCAGCACGACGCCGCGGTACTCGATTCGCCGCCGCGGCACTTGCTCCACATTGCTCACCAGGGCCATCGTTTCCGCGCGGCCGTGCGTCTCCACCACGCCGATCACCACGTCGACATTCTGCCGTTTGAGCCGGTGGCCTTCCTGCAGCATTTCGTAGGTTTTGCCCACGCCGGCCGCAAAGCCGAGATACAATTTCAGCCGGCCACGCTGCCGCTGGCGAATGAGCGTCAAGAAATGTTCGGCTCGTTGGTGGGCTTCGTCGGCTGGCATAACGCGATCGTTGGCAGGCGGATGTTCGCGCGCGGTTCGTGACAATCGTGGTGGAGTTCGTGACAACTCGGTGCCGAACTGAATTCTCTTTCTAACCTTGCGGCCTCGCGCCGTTGGTGTGCTGAACGGCGCTATCGGGCG belongs to Pirellulales bacterium and includes:
- a CDS encoding tetratricopeptide repeat protein, which codes for MRYKLSFVVVGCLAASAVVPLVFLVHGSTAKADPPKQSGRAADTTSLPQEDRPQPFTPKHPRTDADENRVQAAALLATARTMEQRQEPVAALRLYQRAYRLDHNAVAALEEIVPLAFSLNRREESLRYAVKLAEQETSDPDLPRRIGMYLAENGSWKPAIKLLERSVKTMDSSGKPAADRLPVEAELARLDFLAEKFSDAAALFDKVASALAKPKAFGLDEAAVRSLVGEGGLTYELMGDAYLEVGRPDDAAKAFHKLNDLAPNPASLALNLARVDLKAKHPATALDKLQTYFDSHPADLNLAALELLSDVLTELKQSDQFIPRLEKLHKAMPDSIAVAFDLAEQYRKAGKLAEAAPLYEAILTKKPTAEAYRALAAIDRGKDRKEALLKLLGEVAEKTDSLEVLGDEGKSLAADNKLVDSLLDLAEKKHSDAKPANFGPLLAAATLAADRKQFERAGKFYDLAIKADPKHKAELLLAWGLTLVAADKNAEAVKVLQRGVDEKVLSADKPPAFEYYLAGALEMSGKTDAALAVARKMMEKKSGQDLRFLSRPAWILFHAKRYDEAYKAYKDLVEKHDADFSSEENRESLRDARSALSNIAVIQHRLPEAEEWLEQALDEYPDDPGALNDLGYLWADENKQLDRSLAMIQQAVAAEPDNAAYRDSLGWVYYRLGKTDEALAELKKAVTMDENPDPTVLEHYADVLTSAHKAAEARENFERALKGYKKEGNAEKIKSVEEKLGKLNK
- a CDS encoding YHYH protein; translated protein: MKFARIVVVFLPAILFAGSLTAQAPPPAGFRGPPRFRMPPRTFAERPDRLKVDLSEPPAGLVKNPRFVKQGADKNAPADYTLVGAAAWVWCGDVHEYTDAGIALDSGPGAAKKASRAGSVTQRVSGFEGGFGRWFRFTFRGLPESNFSVADNQLYMRVAYFGDKGANALDAVTQFIYPLVEQDRKSLATNGDYFKNGGAAWKTYAFEFRLPFAEIDTMDLSVGFKRGNAASDKDAAFYVTEFGLEPIPDPADAPKIIRTPEGPRPDVKSLVHIGGRWYWNPVGQAFQPDGISSTAAPHSLIVTAKNADRLFYMDGRLSNPFGENMTAWLRKGFLDLQGKRVEEDRFVPDNVVLEFVDGKELLVHTRNLPNHPTAKFPDFGGLRNPNSIQELDRTYYLPLEPTRKPNAIAMNKTNSNHALPGGPIAFAINGVAFYNPFDAEGMEAVSIMDRCCGHPSPDNRYHYHKYPVCVKTPFVDFGQEHSPLIGFALDGFPIYGPYVAKGLMAKDDKQHPLDAFNMRYDDDRGWHYHVTPGKFPYVIGGFAGTVDPRNHAGGPPR
- a CDS encoding Gfo/Idh/MocA family oxidoreductase translates to MLLWFVRRSLVCLVVPAMQLFLGATALAADPATPAAGLRAGIIGLDTSHAVEFAKLLNNPNAPPDLAGVRIVAAFPGGSDIPASRDRRAKFTAEIKTMNIDVVDSIPALLDKVDVVLLESVDGRQHLEQVRPVMKAGKPVFIDKPLAGSLVDAVAIAELGERSKTPWFSSSALRFGPRTQAARSDPKIGEITGCSTWGPCPLEPTHPDLYWYGIHGVETLYTIMGRGCETVARTHTTGTDFAIGVWKGGRIGTFRGIREGKADYGASVFGKTGIGTAGKFESYQPLVVEIVKFFKTRVAPVDPQETIEMMTFMEAADESERQGGRPVKLADVLAKARQQAQGRE
- a CDS encoding universal stress protein gives rise to the protein MPADEAHQRAEHFLTLIRQRQRGRLKLYLGFAAGVGKTYEMLQEGHRLKRQNVDVVIGVVETHGRAETMALVSNVEQVPRRRIEYRGVVLEELDCDAVLTRRPTVALIDELAHSNAPGSRHAKRYQDVEELLRAGINVIATLNIQHLESLYDVIERDMGVPVKERIPDYVLGLADEIVNVDLPAEDLRERLLAGKIYPQGRVNQALENFFTADNLTRLREMTLGEIAHALDRRRREQSGATQRLGSDRLMVCLGSRGPSPESLLRKAARIADRLYAPWYAIYIQTPRESIERIDAAAQRRVENVLELARQLGGVVWKPKGTDVVSTIATFAEEYAITHIVLGRTQRPWYLRIFSQSILDRLMQTIRGITVIIVDTT